One window of Entelurus aequoreus isolate RoL-2023_Sb linkage group LG06, RoL_Eaeq_v1.1, whole genome shotgun sequence genomic DNA carries:
- the unc119.1 gene encoding protein unc-119 homolog B: MHSSRNKTAPTVDTASTDADSGTDSKHRERKAGGGMLKKLKSRRSHTDKWPVVTEDQLRELGEDISPDHVLGLRAVTEDYLCKPEDNIYNIDFTRFKIRDLETGTVLFEIAKPPNTGPAEAEEGSGDVDVSAGRFVRYQFTPAFLKLQTVGATVEFTVGDRAINSFRMIERHYFQGRLLKNFDFDFGFCIPNSRNTCEHIYEFPQLPDNLIRQMVEHPYDTRSDSFYFVDNKLIMHNKADYAYNGGQ; the protein is encoded by the exons ATGCACAGTTCTCGGAACAAAACAGCGCCGACGGTCGACACGGCGAGTACAGACGCAGACAGCGGGACGGACTCCAAGCACAGGGAGCGGAAAGCAGGCGGAGGGATGTTAAAGAAGCTGAAGTCCAGGCGCAGTCACACGGACAAGTGGCCTGTGGTCACCGAGGACCAACTCAGGGAGCTGGGAGAGGATATTTCCCCCGACCATGTCCTGGGACTGCGGGCTGTCACGGAAG acTATCTTTGCAAACCTGAAGACAACATATACAACATTGACTTCACCCGTTTCAAGATCAGAGATCTGGAGACCGGAACAGTACTGTTCGAGATCGCCAAACCTCCCAATACTG GTCCTGCAGAGGCTGAAGAGGGGAGTGGAGATGTAGACGTCAGTGCAGGCCGCTTTGTGAGATATCAGTTCACACCTGCGTTCCTAAAACTACAAACTGTAGGTGCAAC TGTGGAATTCACAGTCGGCGACCGTGCCATCAACAGCTTTCGTATGATTGAGAGGCATTACTTCCAGGGGCGCCTCCTAAagaactttgactttgacttcgGCTTCTGCATTCCCAACAGCCGCAACACATGCGAACACATTTATGAGTTTCCACAACTTCCAGACAACCTCA TTCGACAAATGGTGGAGCACCCTTATGACACCAGATCAGACAGTTTCTACTTTGTGGACAACAAACTCATCATGCACAACAAGGCAGACTATGCCTACAATGGTGGGCAGTGA